A genomic region of Miscanthus floridulus cultivar M001 chromosome 3, ASM1932011v1, whole genome shotgun sequence contains the following coding sequences:
- the LOC136545046 gene encoding peptide chain release factor PrfB3, chloroplastic-like: MAVDLLLQPTDGRGGDGAASYKKLGLYSLKKRIEDAVVRVETTASSALELEEAQRIKQEEVLRKRNLWDNPAKSHETLSALADAIRVVDHLKDLRFKAEEAEARLQGWID; encoded by the exons ATGGCCGTGGATCTGCTCCTGCAGCCGACGGATGGGCGCGGCGGTGATGGCGCTGCCTCCTATAAGAAACTCG GTCTGTACTCCTTGAAAAAGAGGATTGAAGATGCAGTTGTGCGGGTTGAAACAACCGCTTCCAGTGCTTTGGAGTTGGAGGAAGCACAGAGAATTAAACAGGAAGAAGTATTGCGGAAGCGTAACTTGTGGGATAATCCAGCTAAGTCACATGAGACGCTCTCTGCTCTGGCAGATGCTATCAGGGTGGTCGACCATCTAAAAGATCTTCGCTTCAAG GCTGAAGAGGCTGAAGCAAGGTTACAAGGTTGGATTGATTGA